CTTATAAGCTCTAGCAAAGAATTTCATTGATGTGTATAGTTATTTTGTTATAATCTTCTACACATGTTTTATCCCTCCTCGAAAAAGTCTTGTTGATATCAACATTCATAATATTAAATATAGTCTTATCCATGCGATGCACATGCATCTTACTAGTTTTCTGTATAAGTCAATACAATTATCTTATCGGTAAGGTACGTAATGAAATGGTCTGTAATTTAAAACTATGTAGTAACTTAAAAGTATTGGTTACTTACCAAAGCATTACTGTTAAACAAgttttcaatcaaatttttgTTAGCAACAGAATTTGACAACGAACAATGTCTTTCAACTTTTACCAGCACGGAACGGTGTTCCAATTTTACACAATGGGATAACAGAATCGTCCTCATGTAATTTGTTTAGGAAAACTATAAGAACCATGTATTTACCTCTGGACAAATAGAAATAATTGcttattaataattttgaattaaatactcatctcagatttttttttcatccggAATGTCTACCCAAGTTGATTTCTTTGTTCTTGTAGGACTTCATAAAACTAAAGTTCATTAGCTTCAGGGAATGCCAATCATTGGTTTGTATGCCGGACCTCAATTGTACTCCAAATCTCGAGTTATTGGATCTTTCTAAGTGCAAAAACTTGGAGCGTGCCCACGAATCAGTTTCGTATCACAACAAGTTACAGTTTTTGAATTTAGGTGAGTGCTCAAAACTCCATCATCTCCCTAATGTGCTCCATTCCAAGAATCTTCAACTTCTCAATCTTAATGGTTGCTCAAAGTTGCAAAGACTCCCTGATTTTTCGGATAAAATGAAAGGCTTGCAAGGACTTAATTTACAAGAGACTTCAATTGAGGGACTTCCTGCGTCCATAGAAAATCTTATCTCTTTGGGGGAAATGGATTTATCTGGTTGCAAGAAATTGGCAGTCCTTCCGTCTAGCATTTATAGGTTGCCAAAACTTGAATTCTGACGCTTCACGGCTGCTCAAAGCTAGTCAAGTTTCCAAAGAGGGAGGGGGATTCGAGTGATCCCCATATGAAAATGGGATTTCCTAAGTTGAGGTTGCTAGGTCTTGACCAATGCAATTTATCAGAAGTAGAATTTCTGGAGAATCCTGGGAAACAATTTTAATAACCTTCCTACATGCAAGCAACAATATAAGTTGCCCCATTTACCTGTTTCGTATTGTCAAAAAATACAAGAGATCCTCGATATTCCAGGGCAATTTCAACGTCAGTGGGCACTTGGCTGCGAATCTCTGAGTGAAAAACCCTCATGCCTACGTGACTCTGACCAAGTTGACTTTTATTCAAGTCATGGACGGCTCCGTCACAAGTTTACGTATTCTAGTTCGAGTTATCAGGTTagactctccctctctctttgatTGTTGTGAGACCGCGTACATGTTGGCTGCACTGTGTTTTGCATACTGTGAAAGGCGGAAAATCTGGGCTAATTAATAAAAGCAAACATTTTGAAAGTGATTCTGTGTGTAAATGTAGTGGAGGTGGCTATAAGGCAACGCAAATGATATTCTCTCTATCTATAAAACTCTAGCTCCCTGTGTCATTACAAGGAACACCCAATGAAAAACTTCAACAATACATGTTCATCTAGTTACAAAATCTTAAACAATACATATCCCGTGTCCACCAATTAAGTACAAAAAATCTTTGTAATGCTATTGCTAACTATGGCTAAACTATAAGACTACCCACTTAACTCATTGAAACTCCTCTTTTTAGGTGCCAATTTCGAAAAAGAAACTATCTAACAGTGTGCATTATGACAGATGTTTCATCATTCATATGGTGACCAAGAACTTTTTATGCCTGGAGAAGAGATGCCAGAATGGTTGGTCCCTAATAATGAGGGTCAAATTTCTTTCATGGCTACAAAGGACTTGTTGGAAAAATTCTTAGGATTAGCTTTTTGTGTCGTAGCCCGAGCAAAATGTGGACAAAAGGATGGCGGCGTGCATATTGGGCCAGCCATTAATGGTCGACGTAGTTGGGGTCAGGGAAGGGTTTTCCAACGTGATTTCAATCAAGTGTGGCTTAAGTGTTACAAACCAAGGCTACTATGGGACCAAGTCTCGTTTGGTCCAAATGGCTGGAATTGTTTCATAGCAACCATTAGAGCAGAAGATGATGTAATTGTGAAAAAATGTGGATTCCGATTAATATGCAAGCCATTAGAGAATGATTTGGAGATTTTTCGTCAACATAATCAGTCCCTGGATCCAGCTTTACTGTATGAGGTTCGACATGAAGATAATCAGATGAGCACagcggaaaaaaaaagttcaagtgaAATAGAAGATTTACTAGATAATAAAACAAGTAGAGAGGAAAATAGTTCAAGTGATTTAATACTCGAAGGATCCAACGTGACTGACTTCCCAAtccaggtctctctctcccctctctcctctctcctgccaaccctccccctccccaCTCCCTCCTTCCCCCACCCCCAACCCCCATCCCCGAGGGCTGCCTCTTTGTGCATGGTCACAAAGTCTATGTTTAGTGCTTTGTGTGTTTTTATAATGCAAAAACTGAAAATGCTAGATAACGTAAGCACCCTATATGTAAGATAACGTAAGCAAGGATCAATGCATCTAATTATTATAGAACACTAGCTTAGGTAGGTTGAGTTACAAGGAGTATCCTCAAATCAAGCTCTTCTACCCAAACTTAATTATAAACTTGGGTTCTTCTAACTATTTACTCATTTAACAGAACTATCACTTTTCCTATTATCGTGATTTCCAAAATGTTGTCCCTAGAGGAGAGATGCCAGAGGAGTTTGTGCCTGTTGAAGATGGTACTATATCTTTCATGGTTTCACAAGACTTGTATGACAAGTTCCTAGGATTGGCTCTATGTGTTGTTTTCAGTGTAGAagatggaaaaaaggaaatatcttTCGACATTGTCCCACATGTTAATGGCGAAAGGCGGAATGTGCTATCGGGAACTCTTGGTTCATTTGATTCGGATCATATGTGGATTCGATATCTCATACCAAGAATGTTGTGGGGACTGTTGGAGGGAGAAGTtgattttgatcaatttgagGAGAGTTATCTACGATTTAGCCTTAGAATTGGAGTATCGGGTGGAACCGTGAAAAAGTTGGGCTATCTACTAAGGTTCAGACAACTAGAGGATGATTTGAAGGTTGTGCTTGAAGACACTCAATTTGTGGATCCAGCTGCACTCTGTGAGGATCTTGATAGATCAAGAGATTTAATGGAATTCCTTAAGAAATGTCACCTTCCTATAGAGAACCTGGAATGGACAGAAAGTGAATCGGAATCCaatgaaagtgaagaagaatgaATGGGAACAGGCAAGTGTAGTAGTGTTGGCTTGCAGTTCTTAAGAAAGCAATCATTAAGCTAGCAAAACATATTAGGGCGGCATATGTTTCCTTTTACCCTAGGACATGTATGGGGAAATCGTATTATTAGAATTGTGTTGAAGTAACATATGGCTTTCAATTCAGTCTCTCGTGAGATTAAAAGATCTGTGAATGGAGAGAGGATGACTTGACACACAAGACGCTTGATTCATAAGAAAAGCATCATTTCTGGCTCAGGTCGACATGGGGTGGGAGGTAAGTGAGGTTTTGCAAAAAGATTCCAGTTATTTTCACGTTAGCCTCAGACCATCCCATAGAATTGTGAAGAATTGGGGAATCCGTCTGATATGCAAGCAACAAGAGAGTGATTTGAGGGTTGTGATCTCACAGAATTAGCCAATAGAACCAGCTTTAGTCCATGACGGCAGTCTTGGATCAAGAGGTTCAAAGGATATTGCTCTTCACTGGGAACATGGTCTAAGCAAATGGATCTAGAGGGAGGTGGTGAGACTAGTACAAAGGAGAGCATGATGCATGAAGAAAGCAAAATAGAGAGGTAACAGAGGAAGGGCAATCATGAAAGCTTCTTATTAAATGAAGAATCAAGAAAGGAGCTAGATGGAGGCACGCGATATAAATAGTCGGATAATATTCTTTCTCTGAAAATAGAGTGAATagcaaaaatgaagaaagagagtAGAAACTCGGATCAGTGTTTTCTTCTTGTCTTCACTGTCTGATTCACATGAACGCCGTAGGGTCCAAGTCGTTGCGCATCCATTGAGGATACATAGGAGTGCATGGTTAATCTAAAATAGACGCAAGGGAAGATCATTTTGTTGGGTAGTTTGATCACGACTTCTGAGGGATGGCAACTACTTCCTTCTAATTGTCATGGGGTGTTCCACGTAAGCACTTTATTTTGCTAGAACTGTAATGGTAAGTATTTGCTTTATGccttcttcatttgatttaaaAGTGAAAGTGAcgttccaaacttttttttccctttctttttgggTGATTTTATGAGTATATTTACTAAACTCAAGTTGGGAACCGAATTTCCTTTGTGATATCTCAATCATAAGACAGTCTTACGGCTATGAATTACTATTGCAGTTCTCAAATAGCAAATTCATAGcaaattgtttgtttttcatGTTTCCTTGTCAATCGAATCGTGATTTCATTGAGAAACATCATATTCTACTCAACATGATTACTTACATATCATTTACTGATTTTATAGTTTGTTTTTTAGATGAGTCTAGTTGTGATGCCTTATAAGTGTTcgtaaatatgaaaaaaaaaacaaacactcaCAGCCGTGTCATACACCAATCTCTTTAGTGATTGATGATTGATAGAGTCCCGTGAACTGCTTTGTTCAatccaaaatgagaaatgattaagtgacaatttttaatctaCTATAAAAATGACAATTTGTTCTTAACCACAAAATACCAAAGCCCGTCTGAACTTTAATGTTTTCATTAGGCGCCACGCCTGGACCTGTCTTATGCTCAGAGGAGCATGTGAGATTTTAGTTAATGTGGCTTTAGTTTTCAATGAAGATTGGACAATCTTTCATTTAATCGCTCGAGCGTTTGCTTCTCTTGCCATTTTAGATTATTAAAGTGCTATAGATTTATTAGCTGAATTGCAATTTTAAGTGGACTCGATTTGATTTTGAACGATTTGATTGGGTCCGGAAGTCAGCTTTTCCATTGGCATAATCGAGTTATTAATGATAACATGCGTCCGTGGCTGTTGCAGGATTAGTTGGGAGATGTTCTGCATTGGATTCGGCAGGTAATGTTGCTAGTGTGTGGATTGTTGTGGGGTGCAATACCTTTGGTTGGAGGCATATGGATTGTTCTGTGAGTTGATTGCTTTTCGCGTTCATGCACCTTTTTAACCTTCCCCTGTTTCTGTTCTATGAAAGCTCGAAACTCTTGTAGAGGACTAGGCATCCCCCagggtaaaaaaaattaaggaaatcaTCCTTGAATTTGGATGATGGCTTAGTCGTGGAGTGAGAATTTAGAGCTACCAGAGCCATTGGCATCCGCGTGAACGAGATTATTCTCTACCTCCAATGCTTGtcccttctctctttcgttTGAAGGAACCCCACCTCTGTGACGTCCACCAAGTGTTTGTGAATTTGCCCAATTGTATCCATTGCGTAATTCACAGATTTAAATGTTTTGACTACTGGTTTTGTGAAATTatattctctcttcttttagttatttttctattatgttGATGCCCTGGTCAATCTAGATGGATGAGTTTATTCCATTTTCACTACTTGCAGACTCGTCCTGGATGAGAATTGTTCCTATTGTGTTTGGTACACAAGCCTAGTAAGGACTTAAGTCCTTCACAGGTTTAAAAGTGCCAAGTATGGATGGAAAGTTGAAGTTCACTATTAAAAATACTTAAGTGAAAGAATCTAATTGAGCCTAACAAATCACAAGAGAGGCACACAGCATGGGGGAAGTTTCCATTTGTATTTGGAAATTTGTCAAGTTCCTGTTATGTACCATTTGAGAAggtaatcttgttcattttgatatttttttttcctcactgTGCATGGCTAGAAACTTCCACCCCATGCATGAGTGGGTGTGATtatgattttatggatttgcTATAGCAGGATGTGTTCGAGTGGGTCACTACATGGATACTATACTTCTTGGAAGAGAGATTCTATGTTGATTTATCCAAAGTCCAGagtgttctctctctttctaggTACCCCAATATTTGCATGCGGATATCCTTGAATTGGCTTTTTGTGTTGCTTTTGAATTGGATGAGGGAATTAAGGCTAGCGTTTCATTTGAGTTTCGAGTATTGGTGAACTATATTTGAAGTAACTTCAATACAAGCAGTTTCTCTTCATTACAGTTTGATCACTCGTGGGGTAACAATTTTCCACACCGTTCATTTGATGAACTGGATGAGATGCTAGAGACAGAATGGAGTCTCTTCCAGGTTTCATTTGAAGTATCAAAAGCAACACTGAGAAGGTGTTGGGTTTCACCTTATATGCAAGCAAATAGAGGATGGTCAAAGGGTTCTATGCCAACATGAATGCCCTTAGGAAGTTCCTCAAGCCTCTAAAGATAATCTTAGTAATCAGAGACATTCTTGAATCATGGCACAAAAGTCCACCTCTGGATTGCAACCAAGTTTGAATATTAGACATAATGCTTACTGTAATTTGTTGCATTTGCTAAATGTTTCCTTGCACTTCAATTCCAACAATATCTGCACTTGTGCCGTTTCCCGATGAGAGTGACCCTTTTGTCCATCTTCTGATGGGTTTCTAATGGAATTCTCCTATGTGACGACCACAGTGGCTGTCACATCAAGCAACTTCATCTGGGTTTGTCACGAAAGATGGATGGATGGGACATTTGTTGATTTGGCTGGTGCTAATGCtaaatttggaaatttaatTGTGAGGGAATACTTTGCAAATGTCCAAAAGTATACATATACCATGTATGTTATTTAGCAGTCAcgaatttgaaactttttgcaGCTGAATTTAGCTTTAGGTAGTTGGGAATTATACAAATGCTTAGATATAAAGggatattaaaaaaagttatgtaGGTCTTTTTCTTGGCCTCATTGGAAGTATTGTTCAAGTCACTATGATCTTGTGCTTTAGAACTTGCttcatttttattgctttttgcGCTTCACTCTTGGGGATCCTATAATTTCTTCCAGATTGCTTATTGTGTCACAAAACGAAGTATCAATGTCAAAACACAAGCAGACTGAACATTCTagctctttcctctctttcttatttatgtGTCTACCATCTCTTTCAGTTTCCCATATTATGCTAGTTGGAGTGCTTATAATGCAAGATCATAGGAGTAAATCAATTTGATGTGCAAGTGAGCTTTTCCAAGTTTGTCA
This region of Eucalyptus grandis isolate ANBG69807.140 chromosome 8, ASM1654582v1, whole genome shotgun sequence genomic DNA includes:
- the LOC108954755 gene encoding uncharacterized protein LOC108954755, coding for MFHHSYGDQELFMPGEEMPEWLVPNNEGQISFMATKDLLEKFLGLAFCVVARAKCGQKDGGVHIGPAINGRRSWGQGRVFQRDFNQVWLKCYKPRLLWDQVSFGPNGWNCFIATIRAEDDVIVKKCGFRLICKPLENDLEIFRQHNQSLDPALLYEVRHEDNQMSTAEKKSSSEIEDLLDNKTSREENSSSDLILEGSNVTDFPIQNYHFSYYRDFQNVVPRGEMPEEFVPVEDGTISFMVSQDLYDKFLGLALCVVFSVEDGKKEISFDIVPHVNGERRNVLSGTLGSFDSDHMWIRYLIPRMLWGLLEGEVDFDQFEESYLRFSLRIGVSGGTVKKLGYLLRFRQLEDDLKVVLEDTQFVDPAALCEDLDRSRDLMEFLKKCHLPIENLEWTESESESNESEEE